AGTACCTGATGTTCATCTTCAACTTCTTCATCTTTGTGAGTCAGACACTTCTGTTGTTCACATGTTGTTTAACATCCGACTTAAATCAAAGGAGACAAGAAAACCATCGTGAAACGTTTTAGGTTGAATTTGATCTGATAATGTTTTagaagataaaaatataaaaaggtctcatacaatgaaaaatgaaagcatCATTAGTCACTTATTGTCCATGAGATGCAGCTTGCACATGCCTCTTATTTCCAGTTGTGCCAGAGTGCCATATATTGTAATTATACTTagagtaatttatttttaagcCATGCTAGTCCCACATTGGAGGCTCCCAGCGTGGCCCCACTCCGCTGCAGCAATGGGGCGTTTGGTGCCTTGTTAAAGTGCATCTTAAAGACGTCTCTTAAACAGCCTGTTTGTCAGATCAGCGTCTAAACTCTGCTTCACCTTTTTAACGTTGCCACTGAAAGAGCTGTGTCTGTCAGTCTTCAAAGGTAAACCAGTTTGTTTCAAGCACCTCAGCACTTACAGCAGCTGTTGAGCAGGGGAGAGGGCTTATTTATTGTAACCTTAGTGCAGTCAGTATCTGAGGCACAGTATCTATCAGTTTGACTAAATAATTAACCTCTTTACCAGCTGGGTGGCTCTTTCCTGCTGGGTGTCAGTGTTTGGGTGCTGGTGGACCCGATGGGCTTCAGGGAGATTGTGGCAGCCAACCCCTTGCTGTTCACCGGGGTCTACGTCATCCTGGCCATGGGCAGCATGCTGTTCCTGCTGGGCTTCCTGGGCTGCTGCGGGGCCATCAGGGAGAACAAATGTCTCCTGCTGTTTGTGAGTCTGCGCCTGTGACCCAGAAGTTTTCTCTCATTGATGTTTGTGATATGGATTTAATTTTACAGCACACGTTGTCATCGTCCTGCACCAAGCAGACTTTGagtaaaattcagttttatcttGATCAGAGGTTAGATGCTTGTAGCTGGTAGCTGAGTAACTTGTTCTGTCAGTTGACCATAGTCTCACCTATACTGAGCCGGTGTTAATACGAAGTGTCATAACAGCATAAATAATCAGTGTTGATACAGATTCAGTTGAGAAATAAAcctgtatttaaaataaataaaccagtATTTAAAGTACTTCATACCTCTGCAAAGGTACTGATCCATTTGCAGTCAGCTGATATTTGTAGTATTACGTTGGAAATGTTTTATCTCGGAGTGTATATCAATGTTTGAGATTTATTTAAGAGTCAGTTCACCTCATCTATAATCATATTCATCATATTGGCGGCGTCTAAACTACATCAGCTTGTTTTGGGTGTGAATCTTAGTTAATGTGTAACTGACCAAAGAAGCGTGACCACCTTAGATgttaatatttcaatttgtgatttttcattatttatctctttTAGTCCAAATCTTGTGTCATTAGAGTCCATATTAAAATCACAATAGAAATATATCCAGAAATTGTTTTGTTGCCAGTGGGTAAGTGTGTTTCGTGTTTTACACGTGTTTGgtgttgtgatttattttttactatttttacacagtatttgCAAATGTACTGAAACTCCATTATAAATAAAGGGAAACTATTAGTCTCATCCATAATATTCATGAATGTGAGACAATACAAGTGTGCCATCTAGAGGAGTTGACTGTAACTCTGGCTCTATTTGTTTAttcaacatttatttctaaCTCTAGCTCACTTACAAACAAAATGCTGACAGAATTAGTTGCCAGTATACTGCAGTGTTATTTAAACTGAGTTATTTATCTTGGTAACGGTTTATATTTGTTCCTttcacaatattttaaaaacatcaattactgtatgtttacttTAGCTTAGTTTAGTTATTTATGTGAAGTTATAATGGAGGATTGTTCTACATAGACCGTCTGAGTTTAGTAATAATCCACCAGCATAAGCTCACTGGGTCACACTGTCACTTCTTATTGatcttttctcagtttttcatgctcatcctcttcatcttcctggCTGAACTGGCAGCTGCCATCCTGGCTTTCCTCTTCAGGGAGCACGTGAGTTCTGTCTCTGGATCAGGGCATCTAGTTTAATTAACCAGTACTCATTTATGTTGTGATGTGTCCAGAAACTGTCTTTTCAACAAGAAAAGTTATAGGAAGCTGCTAAATTTAAAGCTCAGCCCTTCCCAAAGTCTGAAAGAACAGTAAAAACCATGAGTTCTTTACTGGTCCAGTACTGCCAGCAATACTTATTAAACAGTTTAGGTATCAAATAgacattatgttttgtttttcatgtgtttttataaGTGATTCCACTTTTACATAGGTGCTGCCACTGTATTTATACAGCCTGTCCATCATATTATGTCAGTTTTCAGTTGATTCTAaccttaaaggtgcaatgtgtaaaacaCTCAGCAGCATCTACTGGTGAGTTTGGAGAATACAACCTTCTCAGCACCCTCACCTTTTTCCAGGTATGAGGGAGGGTACACCTTTAGAACAAAACGTGACTTCCCGTCTAGAGcgatagtttagtttgtccattctgggctacggTAGAAACATGGTGatccaacatggctgcctctatgaaaggagacctgctccctgtgtagatttaaaggCTCATTCATTGattaaacaaatgcaacagTTCGTATTCGATCCTTATAGACATCGATCCTTTAACACAGACTTTAAAAACTCCTTTACGattcaatataaaataaaaaaaatgcattaatgaCGAAACagttgttcaaatgtaaataaatagaGTAAGAACTGAAGCACTCATAAGTCTCCAAAATTGCCTTTTGGTTTTTAATTGACAAAGAAAGGCACTGGAGATGGATGCAGTATAATATGTGATGGAcatgttattaaatattttcagcatGTTAGTCAAAAAACAGCTCTGGTCTAAACTACAGCAGCGAACTGTTTATACTCACTATTTATTTATAGGTCATGAGTACCtgacctgtgtttgtgtctctgtacaGTTAACCAGAGAGTATTTCACCAGGGAGCTGAAGCGTCACTACCAAGGTCACAACAACACAGACGTCTTTACCTCCACATGGAACGCCATCATGACCACGGTCATTACCAGTGCTCTTTCTGCTCTTTACTAACATTTAGTCAGCCCAGTGTGACAGCGGCACCATCCATCCTCGTCCTACAGTCTACAGTTTGATGGTTTGAAATATCCAGACCCGAATGAAGAAATACATTATAAGCCTTAAGTCCTATAACAACCTCCAATatcacaaaatgtgttttatggtgATAAAGTTGTGTGGCCTATATAATCTGAGTTTATTGTGATGTTGATGCTCAGATATTTTGGAGATGGCATCAATTCTGTGGTGCCATCTATGGGAAGACCCAGGTGTAAAATGATGAGGACCATGTTGATGTCCTTTATTGTGACGCCCAGTTCAATAAAAGCTTAGTACATAGTCCTTGCTGCATTTTAGAGTGGCTGAAGagcatttttccctttttctaaTTCCTATAACCTTCTGTCCCCTCCCATCGTCTGTACAGTTCGATTGCTGTGGGGTAAGCGGGCCCGAGGACTTCGAGGAGAGCCTCTTCAGGCTCCTCAGCCCCAACAAGATGGTCCCTGAGGCCTGTTGCCAGAGGAACAGTCACCCGGGAGACATGAGTGTGGAGCAGTGCGTGAGCGGCAGCGTGGCCTTCAGACACAACAAGGTCATTAAGGGAAGCACAAATTAAATGCACGTCCTGTCGTGTTTGAGGAAAGTGTCACAgcaaaaacagagcagcagtggaacaatttaaaaacacttcacTAAAAGTCCTTCATACTGGATCATTATCACAGACACATTAATGTGTGAGcagcattttaataataaatgagtTGTATTACTGCTACTTTTAATTGAAGACTGTAAGTTCAGTGTCATGCACATTTCCATACAGAATATCAAACACTTTATTACAGAAATGCTGTAAAATGGATGCACCACAGTGTAGTTTCATTAAGGACATAAAGGTTATTCATTGTGGTTGCATAACCAGGCTGTGTGTTAAtagcagcatttgttttttcatgcagGGCTGTTACTCTGCAATGGTGGACTACTTCGAAACATACATCTACACAGCAGGAGCTCTGGCTATTGTGGTGCTGACAATCGAAGTACGTGCTGTTTTTTCACCCTTTCATATTAAGATACTGGATAATTATTGTGTGTTACTTTTCATATGGAGGATCAAAGACAAGGGTCTTTCTTAATGTCAGAAACTACTGAAGGCAAGTCACATCTAACTTCCTTCTTTAccatgagcacacacactgtagtttattttcctACATACACCGTCCTTTTGCTCCAACTACATACCAGACCGCTAAATATAGATATAAGTACACTCATTCCTCTGTTTGTTCAGTTACATACTGCAGTGTCCATCTGAATTAggaaatccatccattttctttaaCACTTGTCCTGGAGCCAATCTCGGTCTGTCATAGagctcacactcacattcacagctgCAGGCGCCAATTAACTGCacgtctttggactgtgggaggaaactggtgtaaatgggattcaaaccaggaaccttcttgctgtgaggtgaaaGTGCTACGTCCCCAGAAAATGActgagctttttaaaaaaatgtacctTTATTTCTGAggtgtttttaaagatttttctgtcttcaggcagaaataaagtcatttGTTTGGTCTGGTACTTtcttggttttggtcttttcctTCCCCCTTACTGTTTTTTCCTTCTGGAATAAAATCCTGACTACCTTTTATTGTGCTGCAACACTTTGTGTCTGCCGTCATGTTCAGACGAATGAAGcgttaaaatgttttgttttttttttcctcagctttAAAACTAACTCAGTGTGATCGCTGTGTGTCTCCCCAGCTCTTCGCCATGGTGTTTGCAATGTGTTTGTTCAGAGGCATCCAGTAACCACTGCGTGCTCAGCATCGTCATCACTAGCCCTCAGAACGGCTccagcagaagaaaaactgtaaaatatgaaatgtatttGTACAGTGATCGTTTATGTGTCTCACTGGTTTTGTGACATCATTTTGTACttcgcagcagcagcagggtaTCTGAGGTACTGCTTTGGGCACAACAGGCACATACAGGTAGTAATCCATGACCTGAGGCTGAGGTCCTGCACTCCGCATTGTTTACTAAAGGATTAACGCCTACAAGCTAAACACTCTGCGGAAAACTGAGTTATCGACCATCTGCTCAACACAGGCGTGACTTCGGTCCAGGAGACGCACCACACAAATGAAAGTCTGACTTAGAACCTCAATTTCGCCATTGTGATTGGTTTTCAGGATCACAGAGGGACTGTACAGTTCTGCACTAAACAGTTCAGGTACCATCATCACACATGACGTACTCAGCACATATTGTATTCCACTTAATCCCAGAAGAGTCCGAGCTGTCAGGattaaatagaaaatatgaGAAATGCACAGCTGACCATGTTACTGAGAGAATACATTGGGCCTCGTGAAAACATTTTTGCGTTCTTGTCATAAACCTTTACTTTTTTCCATGAGGTTTTCTCATGTTCCAAGACAGTCTCCAAACTGTTTGTTTCAGTCTGATGTTCATGTGTAGGGACCTGGTTGTTAGATTATATTTATTACCAcctgttttatttgttctgtCCCATTTCAGTCAAAAATCCTCATGCAAGACTAAAATGAATCTTCTTAAAGTCCTGCAGTTATAAACAACAATTTTAACAATGTCTGTATTAAAAGACCCCATACAATGAGAAATGACTTATATAGTTATAGACGATGAGTGAAGGCTTTAAGATGAagttatgatgatgatgatgatgatgatgaaaaattgTAAAGCTAAAATGAAGTGTTGTGTGCCGTGATGTGGACACGTAGACGGTCGTGGAGATGGATGAATGAACAGGTTGAAAACACTGAAGCCGTCAGTGTCTGAGTCAAATACTCTGCAGCATCTGCTGCACAGAATGTGGCTGTTTCTGTAAATCACCAAATGTGCTCCAGCTCCATTTACAGCATGTCTTGTTATTCACATGtcatgtaaatatttatttcatttcagtttcctAATAGCTCTGCTTATGA
The Mastacembelus armatus chromosome 3, fMasArm1.2, whole genome shotgun sequence DNA segment above includes these coding regions:
- the LOC113138039 gene encoding tetraspanin-18-like, encoding MEGDCLSCMKYLMFIFNFFIFLGGSFLLGVSVWVLVDPMGFREIVAANPLLFTGVYVILAMGSMLFLLGFLGCCGAIRENKCLLLFFFMLILFIFLAELAAAILAFLFREHLTREYFTRELKRHYQGHNNTDVFTSTWNAIMTTFDCCGVSGPEDFEESLFRLLSPNKMVPEACCQRNSHPGDMSVEQCVSGSVAFRHNKGCYSAMVDYFETYIYTAGALAIVVLTIELFAMVFAMCLFRGIQ